A genomic window from Lactobacillus sp. ESL0677 includes:
- a CDS encoding DUF3021 family protein, translated as MKKTFANIITEGIIGIGFGSFSYLVFLLFKWQTTLPTAQNIISIWLMSFLIGALTEIFDFYGMSILTLLVHFCSTVILVLAMTAYNGWLATLSHSPLAWTSVIGLYLFIWLTLFTYQHLSVKRINQKLAQRNQKK; from the coding sequence ATGAAAAAAACATTCGCCAACATTATCACAGAAGGAATTATTGGAATTGGCTTTGGTTCGTTTTCATACCTAGTTTTTCTTTTATTTAAATGGCAAACAACACTTCCGACAGCGCAGAATATTATTAGTATTTGGCTGATGAGCTTTTTGATCGGAGCTTTGACCGAAATTTTCGACTTTTATGGCATGTCCATCTTAACCTTGTTAGTTCACTTCTGCAGCACAGTAATCTTAGTGTTAGCTATGACAGCATACAACGGCTGGCTAGCAACCCTTAGCCATTCGCCTCTTGCGTGGACATCAGTTATCGGGCTCTATCTCTTTATTTGGCTAACTTTGTTCACGTACCAGCACCTGTCGGTCAAACGAATTAACCAAAAACTAGCACAAAGGAACCAAAAGAAGTAA
- a CDS encoding LytTR family DNA-binding domain-containing protein, giving the protein MQIKFQEDSTVSPENPTVIVKAAKRQAQTLDILQYLEHFAENNKTDIIPIKAIDQIVMVKSKSIILVDIVDNSLLIYTTNSVLQTKETLSHFSEKLNHDHFLQISRHAIINVDHLLTLEDSFSGNLTAKLTNDIKTSISRKYVKSLMTFLGI; this is encoded by the coding sequence GTGCAAATTAAGTTCCAAGAAGATTCCACTGTCAGTCCAGAGAATCCCACGGTAATTGTAAAGGCGGCAAAAAGGCAGGCGCAGACGCTTGATATTTTGCAATACCTTGAACATTTTGCGGAAAACAATAAAACAGACATTATTCCGATCAAGGCGATTGACCAAATCGTCATGGTCAAAAGCAAAAGTATCATCCTAGTAGATATTGTCGATAATAGCCTACTAATCTATACAACTAACAGTGTTCTGCAAACTAAAGAAACTCTGAGTCATTTTAGTGAGAAGCTTAATCATGACCATTTTTTACAAATTTCAAGACATGCAATTATCAATGTTGACCATTTATTGACGCTTGAAGACAGTTTCTCTGGAAATTTAACGGCAAAATTAACAAACGACATCAAAACTAGCATTAGTCGTAAATATGTCAAAAGTTTAATGACTTTCTTGGGCATCTAG